In Heteronotia binoei isolate CCM8104 ecotype False Entrance Well chromosome 1, APGP_CSIRO_Hbin_v1, whole genome shotgun sequence, the genomic window ATTCCAAATCAATAGTGTCTTCCTATCCCTTCCAGGGTGAGAAGCTGTTTGGAGACGCTCTGGACAAGATACTCGTGGAGACACGTGATAAAAAGAAGGCTATGCCTAAGTACCTCAGACGTCCAGAAAGGAAGGGCTTCGGATCCAGTCCCTTTCGAGCTTCAAACAACAACAACTCCAAGCCAAAACAGGACTTTCGAAAGTCACCCTGGGGGCAGCCCAGACAAGGGTTTCGCAAGAACTTCGGTAACCAGAGATTCCAGAGGCACCAGTCCGACAGATCGAATAAGCCAGACGGGGACTCTAAGCCCAATAAGGCCTGACTGGACTTCCATTCCCGTTGGGGGTCGCCTTCTTCATTTCCAGCAGATCTGGGCGACTTCACTAGCCGACTCTTGGACTTTAGAAATTGTCTCCCAGGGATACGCCATAGAGTTTCGAAGAACCCCTCCAAATCGTTTTCTTGAATCCCCTCTTCGTTCAGACCCAACCAGGAGAGACATCACTTTCAAGGCAATTCATCACCTATTGGAGTGTGCagcgatagaaccagttccacagaATCAGAGATGTCAAGGTGTCTATTCGATTTTTTTTACGGttcccaagaaaaacggggactggagagcaatcCTGGATTTGAAATTTCTGAACAGGGCCATCAAACTCCGTCACTTTCGTATGGAGTCCCTCAAATCCATAACGGAAGCTCTCCATCATCAGGACTACATGACATCTTTAGATTTGACAGAAGCATATCTGCACATACCGATTCTTCTGGCACATCGCAAGTTTCTGCGTTTCTGCGTGAACGGGtcgcacttccaattcagggctctACCATTCGGCCTGGcaacagcacccagggtgttcacCAAAGTACTGGTGAACATAATAGCTCTGCTCAGACAACAGGGGATACATGTACACCCGTATCTCGACGACCTGTTAATAAGGTCATCGTCCATGAGGAGTGCCCTACAAGATGTACAACACACCATCAGTTGTCTGCAACAACACGGCTTTATAGTCAACCTCTCCAAGAGTCATTTGCGCCCGACTCAGAGGCTGGAACATCTGGGCATGGTCATAGACACGAACAGGAACGCCCTCTTCCTACCAGAGGACAAGGTGCTGAGAACCAAGACTATGGTAAATCAGGTGATCAAGGAAAGTTCATCATCCCTCCAGTCCCTGGCAAGACTCATGGGTCTGTTGGTCTCGAATCTCGAGGCAGTCCAGTGGGGACGATTCCATACCAGGTCATTGCAGATGTTTTTACGACCTTACCAGCTCCAGATTATGGAAAAGCGTACCCTGTCTCTGACAGTACCTCTAGAAGTGAAGAAGAGTCTAAGATGGTGGACAATAGATACCAACCTACGACAAGGGAAGATCTTCTGGGTGGAGAAGGAGATGCAGATCTTCTCAGACGCCAGCCTTTCAGGTTGGGGGGCGACCCTCGACGAGAAGCCCACGCAGGGTCAGTGGTCCACCAGGGAAGCAAAGCTCCCGATCAACCTATTGGAGCTCCGGGCCATTCGATTAGCACTACTCCACTTCCAGGACCAGATCATCGGTCAACATGTCTTAATCCGGACAGACAACATAGCGGCCAAAGCATATTTGAACAACCAAGGGGGATCCAGGTCCTCAGCTCTGTACAAGGAGGCCGTGAAGTTGTTCAGCTGGGCGGAAGACCATGTGAAATCAATCAGAGCAGAGCACATTCAGGGAATCTGCAACAtcaaggcggactggctcagcagagAGAGCATTCAATCCGGGGAGTGGTCGCTCAACAAATTGTtgtttcagaaaatagtggaTCACTTCGGTCTACCGATCCTGGACCTCTTTGCATCAGGTCAAAATCACCAGCTTCCAAGGTTCTTCACAAGATTCTTCCACAGCCAGGCAGAGTCCACAGATGCTCTAACATCCCCGTGGCCTCAAGGTCTTCTTTACGCCTTTCCTCCGATACCTGTCATTCCAAAACTGCTCAGAAGAGTCAAGCTTCTGAGAGCCGAGATTTTGCTGGTTGCTCCCTGGTGGCCGCGACGTCCGTGGTTCTCCTCAATTCACCAGATGTCGACAACGGAACCACTCCACCTGCCTATGTGGCCAGACGCGCTATTACAAGGACCGGTGTGGCACCCGCATCCCGACTGGCTGCgattgaccgcgtggaggttgagagaTCGTTGCTAGATCTGGGATATTCAACAGAAGTAGCTAGCACTATCTTAGCATCCAGAAAAGACTCCACCACACGTATATATAACGCCTcatggaaagccttccacagatggTGTCGGAGAAAGGGGGTGGACCCTTTACAGCCTTCTATTCCGAAGATCTTGCAATTCCTCCAGGATGGCTTACGCACAGGTCTTAAACCAGCCACCCTTAGACGTCAGCTGGCAGCACTTTCATCAGTACTTCACCAGGTGGAGGGGTACAAGTTGTCAGCTCACCCTCATATTCGCCGTTTCCTAAGAGGAGCCTCACTAACATCTCCTCCTCAATCTCATTGTTTTCCTACGTGGCGACTAAATCCAGTGCTGTCAGCCTTAACCAACCCCCCATTTGAGCCTTTAATGTCGGTTCCTTTGAGGATGCTGCGTATGAAGGTCATctttctggtggcaataacatcggccagaagggtTTCCGAACTCGGGGCTCTATCCGTCAAGCGGGAACTATGTGTGTTTCACAAAGATAAGGTGGTCCTCTACACAGACCCCACCTTCCAGCCGAAGGTTTCCTCTAAATTTCATAAAAACCAGGAAATCAACTTACCATCGTTTTGCCCGAATCCCAAACATCACAAGGAGAAGGTATGACATACACTGGATGTGCGTAGAGCACTAAAGATCTATCTGGCCAGAACTGAACAGATTCGTCAGTCAGAGTCTATGTTTATCAATATAACATCGCCCAGACTGGGCCAGAAAATGTCCAAAGCGGCAATAAGTTATGCCATCAAACAATGCATAGCAGAGGCTTATAAAGCGATGCATCTCAAAGTGCCCGAGGGGATTACCGCTCATTCAACAAGAAGCGCAGCAACCAACGCCGCACTTGAGAAGAACGCTTCGGTCGAAGAAGTTTGCAAAGCAGCCACGTGGTCATCTGTCTCCACATTTGTCAGACATTACAAGATCAACACTTATGCCTCTGCGGACGCAGCCTTTGGCAGACGGATATTGCAGCACGTGCTGCCCGATTAGGGCGATCCCTCCCTGACTAacactgctctgggagcacccaagatgtcctccgcctcttagggagaacgacccttggcacttaccgtgaggggtccttctcctaagaggataggaggacatcttgccctcccgtcTATCGCCCTATCTGTGGAATGTTATATCTCTTTTCCTTCTGGCTAGCACCAAATTTCCAATGTTTATTAGGTCAAGTACTACGACCTGTCCTTTTCTCTTTATACCAGTTGTTTTTTCACAGCGATATCTTTCGGATTAAAGTTGCAGTTTTTGATGTTTATATATAGGTTAAGTTATTcatactgctgctcggagtcacccgaactgagcaagagggtggttcccacagcaacaggaagaggaagatttttgatcctgcctccctgattggacggtgggaaacacccaagatgtcctcctatcctcttaggagaaggacccctcacggtaagtgccaagggtcgttcccATCACTATTCTGAGAGCATCAAGGTGAGGCCAAGAATGTCAGAGAAGAACAATTCACAAAACCCTGCTGAAGATTCTACATGCAGACTGTATGGGTACACTTATGTGTATTCAGTAGCCCCTAAAAAATACAGGAGGGGGGATATAACACAGGCATCAATGCACAGATTCTTGAAAATCTCAGCTTTCTGTTCTCAGAAAAATGCCCTCTGCAAACAAGTTGtttcccctcttccccttccttcttGCTGTCCTTGCCCGAGAAGCAGAGGGCACTTGTCTTCTCCTTCTGTTTGCTGGGTAATgtgtcaccaatgttccctctaatttcccCCCTACTAAACAGATCAGTTTACATTCTGACCAGAACgcaactgctgtaatcttaaaaaggGCAATGGGCACTGCAAGACCTTGCATGGCTCCACACTGTTGTaagtggggcttcctgtgttaataagTGGCTGCTCATGCACACAGTTCAGAGGGAATGTCACCAGTTAAGCTGTGTTCTTCCTTTTCCTACCCACAGCTTTAGTCATGGACATGGGTACAGTGCTGTCTCTCACACTCCCTGCCATCCAGCCAGCTAGCTGTCTGAGTCCAGTCATTCCCATCCTGCTGATCTGTCACCATAAAGGAAACTCATCTCCTCCTAGCCTACAATTCGATTTGTAGTTCTGTTCCCAGAGAAAGAATGTTTCCTCTGAGATCAGGGTCTCCCTAACTTTAAGGTATCCTGCATCTCTCTATCTTAACACCTAGCATTCATGCCAATATTTCACACATTGGGACCATACTTTGCATTGGCACCCAGCTATGAACTGGAGTGATAGCCTGAAATTTCAAAGTTACAGTAGATCGCCCCCACAGAAGTTTATTGGAGCAAAGCAGGAAGTGCAGCAACTAGTCAAAGCCTCTAAGCAGCAACACAGATACAGAGTGCTAGATGTGTCAACTCCAGAGTTGCTGGTGGCAGCAGCTGTTACCCAATGCACTTTTGGTACTCCCTGGgagcaaggaaaagaaggagtgTCACCAAACAGTGACTCAGGACAGTTGTGAGGTTTTCAGAATGTGTGGGGACCAGCTTGAAGGAACAGGAAGGATCTGCAAGTTCATTCCTTCACAGCAGGCaagtgtgaggaggaggaagaggaaggaggagttggatttataccccacccttcactcagagtctcagagcagcttacaatccccattccttcctttccccacaacagacactctgtgagataggtggggctaagagaccaCTTTGAGcacttctcttgagagaacagctctgagagaactgtggctagcccaaggtcactcagcagctgcaagtggagaagagaggaatcaaacctggttggtTCTCTAGATTAAAGTCTGCTGCTCCTAACCACCACACGAAATCGGCTCTCAGTGCTTGTtgaaagccacaattctaaataCAGTTATTGAGCAACTAGCACATTTTAATTACCTGTGGGACTTGCATCCAAATAAAGATGCATTGGATCATGGGGAACAAGGCTCCACCTGCTTCTTCAGGAACCACAGGTATCAGCCCTCACATTTTCACTGCTACCAGGCCATCACTTGATCTGATCTTTTCCTTCCTCCAACAATTTAGTCACAGTTGACCCACAGCTGACCTTTTCCTCCCACTTCTAAAACAATTCTTACTTAGGAGACTGGGCAAACTGCTGTGCTGCTGTGACAGCATCATCATCTGATGTTACTAGCAAGGGGAGCTTGTTGCAACCAGGCTGCTTCAGGATCCTCTCCAGCTGCTTCACTGTCCGTTCCACAGTGGCTTTTGAGCACAAGTCCACTTTGCTAATGACTATGAAGAAAGGGACCTTGAGGGCCATAGCCAAGCCTAGATGCTCTCGGGTTGTACCTGCTGTAAGAGAAAGGATGTTGTAAAAGACAAGCTGAGAGAAGGTTAAAACtattataaaatagttaaaactaatataaaatattaacgcTCTGGTACTGCCACTCTGGGATTGCCCTGCTGAAAACATTTTCTGTAGATCACCATGGAGATGGCACCAACATAACCTCATAGCCTATACAACCTGATGAAAGATGTTTTTGTGCTGCTAAGGATAAGTGGCAAATTTTATTCTAGTCTTTTTTTATTGGCCAAACATAAGATTttacgatgatgatgatgattttaatGAAATGTTATGGCAGTACTCTAAAATCTCAATAACCAATGAAATGAGAACATGCATTTACCAATTCCAGTATTGGCGCTAACCACCAGCATGGCGAAGTCTGGGCAGTAACTTGTAAGTCCAAAGATGGTGGTTTTCAAGTACTTGTGATGGCCAGCCAAGTCAATGAAGGTGATCATCTTGGAGGAACTCTCACAGATCTCCTCAGCTGTTCGTGAGTCACTGTAGTTTACTACCTAGATGGcaaaataaacagctttcaaaggcaaGGAGAAAAGCATCCTCTTTACCTCAACGCCAAACACTTTTGAGACTCCTACCTCTCCTTTGCTGTTGAAGCCAAGGATTTCAAAGCTAATGCTGGATGTCCTCCCTGACTGGATCTCATGCAGGTGCCGGAACAGATTGAGACGAGCTCTGCCTCGTCCGTTATCCAGCTCTCCCTGTGTCAGGACACCTAGTAGAGTTGACTTGCCTGAATCCACATTCCCAAGCACAGCCACTCGCAAATCTAAGAACTTACAGGGAAAAAAGGTTGAACTATAAAGATCTGTTTGTAAACAGAATGCAATAATAGAGATGGCTGTTTCTAAAGTGCAAATTCTGAGTTGGACTTTGTCTTGCAAACTGATCTGCCAAGGCATTTAGAGGTACTTTTGGCAATATGCATAATAATCTTTGATACCACAACACTGTTTTCAAGAATTTAGAATTAGCTATTTTGGCCTCCAAACTGAGCAAGAGGCTAGAAGGCAGCACTCAGAAAATGAAACACCTTCTAGGACTTTCTCAGCCAAAGTCTCCTTCAGTGATTCTCCATATTAGAGGATACTGAAACCAAAGTGGTAGTCAGAACCCTCCTCTCACTGAGGGGAGCTTTATAGCTAGAAAACTATAAATACTTTCCTAAAATATCATCTTAAAAATCGTAAGTGcaagacatggcctggcccaaaagaagcctgGACATGTAGTTTAGAAGTGTGAGGAAAAGCAGCTGGCTAGCTGATGACCTCCTCCACACCCTggagagatgcataatttaggacaGTGGGTCTCCCAAGAACTACTGACTGACCTTGGACAAATGTCATCAACACCCCCACTCTTGCAGCCATTTACCCTAATTAAGCAACACTAGTAGCTTTTCCCATCTAGTACTCACAGGGCTATCAAGCCCCATTTACACCTACAGTCCacctcaaggggaaaaaaaaacttgttAAGTTATTGTTTTTAAGGCAAATATATCAGCTTGCCTCAAGGAACATATCAAGAGCACCTAGCCACTGCTAACTCAAGCTTAAAAGGAACACTAGCTACCAATACAGTGAGAGTGTGTTCTTGGATCCATACTCACTTCCCTAATCCATTTGGTTTTCTCTCCATGAAATGATGGTTGTTTTGCTATTGCCTCTGCAGACCTCTTCCTTCGAGACTGGTAATTACAGCCTTCCCCAAAATtgcttttccccttttctccgaTTTCCTCTTAGCTAGCCTTGTGCGTGTTTTCGGTGTGTGTGTATACTTTTtggtcatttcattttctctaaaTAAAAACCCTTTCTGGATGAACATCTGTCTGGTTTATTTGTAGAGTTCTCTTATGGAAAAATCCCCATAAATATTGGTGGAGATCCCAGTTACCCACCTCTCGCTCAGTCTCCTTAAGCAAATTCCCCCAATTAAGCAGGAGACTGCCTCTTTGGATAACAGTTACCTGCTGGTTATCTGGGACCTTTCGGACAAGAACCTCAGTTATCTTCCTGGGAATGTCACTATCATAATCCACCTCTCTTTCACGTAGCACAGTGATATCAGCTCCCACTCTGCAAATGGCAAAACAGAAAACTCACAGATATTAGTGAATTATATGCAAGGAACTCTCCATGAGGCAAAGAAACTGTTTTTGCAGTGCTTTTCTATAAAAAgcttttcattttatttacagATACAGGGGATACTTTTGACACCTTTCTCTCTTGACAACAAAAATTAGTACCTAAGAACACTAAATATCAGCACGCTCACCAGTTTTACAGAGCTTCGTTTATGTTTTGGCACAGACATCAGCTAAGTATCCTAATTTTAAAATTTAAGGATTCTGGTAACATACAGCATATCACATGTAACAATCCTACCAAATAGAGGTATTAAACAAGAGGGAGAGATACTCTTGTTGACATGAAATCACTGAACATGTAGACAATGACATGGTGACAGATAAGACTCTCACCATGTCAAAGTGAAGTAGGTCAAAGTAGGTAAAGCAAGGTGTGCATCTTATTAAGTCTCTGTAGTTCTCATTTAGTAAGCCTCATTAAAATGAATTCATCAGAAACTACGCAGAACTGTCTTCTATATGAGCTCTTGTTGTGAGGAAGGGGGAACCACTCTCCTATCACAACTGTGATATGCTTCTCGAAACACATAAGGAATATAGTAAAATGAGAAAATGGCCTTTGTGCAAAGGCCTCAGTCACTCAATTACTAGAAGTGCTTTGCCAGGTTGGAAATATTCTGTGGGGTGACAAGACAAGGCCCCAGGTAATTTCTTGAAATAACGGAGTACAATCAGTTTGTCCTGGCTCAGAAGCAGGACAGATGCACATACTTCTCAGCCATCCGTCGCAGTGTTTTGAGAGAGGCGCGCATCTCCTCTTCagacagtcccaccagcagcccgTTGTCTTCTACACCAATCTGGTACACTGCCTCACCACGGCCTTCTTGTAGACGCCACTTCATCTGCGTTACTAGATGTTCAAAGCGGTACTGGGAAGGATTAACTAGTTTCAGCTGCCCAAAGGAAGATTACAGTCAGCAAGCAAGGGAACCCCACAAGGGGAAGctgtttgtgcatgtgtgtgatttCTTTACTAGAATTCTTGCCCATTTTTACACAAACTGTTAATATGGTCAAAGGATTTCCCAGCTGTACTTTTATTAAAATCTCTTTGCCCAAAGTAACTCCACTAAATGAGTTTAGATGGAGCAGTTACATTCCAGACACTTAAATAAAGGAGCAGTATATAACTGAGCAACATATTTGACAGTTTTTCAAAAGAGAAAACATAACAAGCAAGGAAATTCTTTGTCAGCTTAATATCCAATTTTTAAGATAAATTCACAAACATGCATTTGAGATGACCAGCACAAATTTTtgataaggtttttaaaaaaactttaactcTACCAGTtcttaaaatatatgtattttgaaGCATGCTCCAATTACTAAGTAGTAATTTGACTATTTACATCATATTTTGATAGGTAATTTTTAGACTAAAGAACTGTAACCCTGCAACCTCCTCCCACAAGCAACTCACCTTGTATTCTATGTTTCCATCTTCTGCCTAGTTAAAAGAAAAGGCACAAGTTAGTGatacccagtgttccctctaagctgagttagtgtgagctagctcacagtttaagcttccggctcacacatttttgtcttagctcaggaaaaatggctccagagaatGCAAAtctatgaagtagctcacaactttaatgccagtagctcaaagtagaatttttgctcataagactccatagcttagagggagtattggtgataCCTATGCACCTGAGCATTTAATATACCTCTTAACCTCACATTTGATAGCTCAGGAAAGTCAGCACTCAGCAATGACTGGTTTGGACAATGCTGCTTAAACCCAAATATAATGAAAGAGCCCATATATTAAAAAAGGACGAAATGATGTGAAATTTTACATATTTCTCTCATTAGTACATTTCCAGAAACAGTTCTGCTCAGGGTGCTATTGTATGTTTGGTAAACAAAACAGCCTACAAAACTTTTATTATGAATGCCACAAGGGTTGAAAACGATCATATACTTCAATCTGCTAACAGTGGTCATGATGCTTCTTCAGAAACCATTCTCTCCATGTAAACCTCAAGTACAGCCTGAGTGGGAGACAAAACTAATAACTAATTTGTGTCTGCACAAACTAAAGCATTACAGCAGTTCTCATGGAAAAGTTACACTTCTGATCTTCCCTTTAGGCAGtaagagatttccctccccctcagaaGACAGGGCTACCTACCCACAAAACTACCTACCCATTTGTTAATGATCAGTACTGAAAACCATTTAATATACCATCCGAAAAAAGACTGGAATCAATTTCTAAAGAACAGGTATGTCTGAATCACATCCTGTTAATCTTGGTTCAGAGGTCTTCCAAACAGGATTGGTCTATGAATTCTCAGGCAAGGTGCAATaaaacagactggcagcagcatgAAAACAGAACAGCTCAAGTTTAATTTCTTCTTGAAAAGTGCtttcttctttggaagtaaacaTAAGTCTCTTCCCAATTATAGATTCTCACTATGAGCAGATTCAGTTCTTTGTCTACAGTAGACTTATCTGCTAGCTCAGAGCCTGAGaatggcaaaaaagaaaggaaaggaaaggaaaggaaaggaaaggaaaggaaaggaaaggaaaggaaaggaaaggaaaggaaaggaaaggaaaggaaaggaaaggaaaggaaaggaaaggaaaggaaagcctaAAAATGGCAT contains:
- the GTPBP2 gene encoding GTP-binding protein 2 isoform X1, whose product is MDSRVSELFGGCCRPVGGGNGGSLRGRGGSGSGGGSSKGRKKNGRHRGGKANNPPYLPPEAEDGNIEYKLKLVNPSQYRFEHLVTQMKWRLQEGRGEAVYQIGVEDNGLLVGLSEEEMRASLKTLRRMAEKVGADITVLREREVDYDSDIPRKITEVLVRKVPDNQQFLDLRVAVLGNVDSGKSTLLGVLTQGELDNGRGRARLNLFRHLHEIQSGRTSSISFEILGFNSKGEVVNYSDSRTAEEICESSSKMITFIDLAGHHKYLKTTIFGLTSYCPDFAMLVVSANTGIAGTTREHLGLAMALKVPFFIVISKVDLCSKATVERTVKQLERILKQPGCNKLPLLVTSDDDAVTAAQQFAQSPNITPIFTLSSVSGENLDLLKVFLNILPPLTNSKEQEDLMQQLTEFQVDEIYTVPEVGTVVGGTLSSGICREGENLVVGPTDDGKFLQLKVCSIQRNRSACRVLRAGQAATLALGHFDRSLLRKGMVMVSPEMNPTICSVFEAEIVLLFHATTFRKGFQVTVHVGNVRQTAIVEKIQGKDKLRTGEKAVVRFRFIKHPEYLKIGAKLLFREGVTKGIGHVTYIQAITTGENGLEEGLSSGLVSF